Part of the Lotus japonicus ecotype B-129 chromosome 6, LjGifu_v1.2 genome, ttcagtcttcagcctctttatatactccaaggattagggttgagcgatgcatgggaaatgctaccgttggagggcagttctggaaaatccagcttctgctgtggctgagaacgttaggtaggtcgtcaggaaggtacagttgcttttgtacttggatagcgacgcgacctttaaacctaggagacttctgatcagaggaatgcttcgtattggaacttgtgaagccggttgatcagagtcagagggaaagcacagatcctctgaccattgtatcttctgattctgaactcagagggaagaacatggccttcagagtttcttgcttctggacttcagagtttccactattcagcttctggatcttcagagtcttctacaccatcagaacatctgaaccttcagtgtttcttggttatcagaacttctggatcttcagagcttctagcgactgagtccacatcagagtttgtatagcttcagaacttctgaagcttttccactgttcatactgaacatggtgaatgcgaaagcgttgcttgggtcactctttatacacagtgcttctgatttgtgtgagattgagttgaggtcagaacctgcaaatagcacactcagaaaaacacgttagagtaccacaattgttcatatcaaaaggttaacttgtaatcatcaaaacatagagttgtactactagatcaaaacttgatcttacacactCTTCCATCCTTAGTTAACCGTTTTTACTTATTACCCATGTTTTTAAACAAGTATAGCTAGacatatattttcaattttaaaaaggagtaaaatacactcacccccctcaagatttgcaagaatgacacttcaccccattctttttaaaaatctacactccaccccattttttataaaggcaaattttagtgacgaaaacaaattcctcactactaaaaactaattactaattagtaaaaatttaaataaatttaatgcatatacactatcatacattaatttatgaaaataattttactgaattaaatttaaaaaaaccattcactctgtctgttaagtccacgtcccatctatctccaaatcatatttctcaccacaaacggccaccaccaagcctttactccctttaacacggctccactgtcccacaatgtgaaaccccatggcacctccatgcctcaaagttttgttgcaacctgaaccccagaacgtgaatcgcacatccctaaagccacttgttcaactacttcttgtgaatttcaccccttgaagttgtgagcgaacactctgttggtcttagatattgttggattttgttaaaaacgatgctccaccgcctcgttgggctctaataacctcagatccacttcatattttcataattttgtttctctattttcttcacccatttgtgttgcttttttggcctacaacccaattttgaaaattggaggtataaagagattattttaattaaaattgaattattaccaaatatgaaaacacaagcatgtttcactatgttcgagatatggtttgtaaatcgggcaggtgtgctattgcataatttgcattatgaatttacggaggaaaaacgcgattgagagaatgatgaggattgtgatgttttcatttttaaatttattggattatattgattttttttttgaaattattgattaacaatttaaataataactaattattaatgaaaaatatttttcgtcactaaatttgcctctatataaaatggggtgggatgtagattttagataagaatggggtggagtgtaattctaacaaaccttaagaagggtgagtgtactttactctttaAAAAGTTTTCACATAGCTAGTGGCCTCGGGCAGTGAAGagtttatttgtttgttttgcaTACAACAATTATAAACTTCCCAAACATCTCACCAATCCAGCTAACTCTCCCAAATACCAACAAAGCACAGCTAAAACGCAATTTTACTAGTACTGTGCGAAGCAGCTAGCAAATATATTGAAGCCGCCACCTAGCTCTTCTTTGCCTCGTACGTGGCTCCCCTTCACGCTGCCACCGCCTGGATCAAACCTACCCAACTCTTCCCCTCCCTTCCTAGTATTTAACCTTCTGTAATGGCATATAATAAGCACTTAACATCACTCTCTCATGTGTTAATGCTACTACCCATTCCATAACCATTTCCAAGTACCTCCATCTCCCATTAATTACCATTTTCATTACTACTACTACAAAtacaattgaaaagaaaaacatgGAATGTTGGCCCCACATGGTGGTCCTTgtgatatcatcatcatcaatgtTGCAATATTCAGGTGTTGTTGATGCACAAGGAGCCATAACAACAAACCCTGCTCCTTTAGGAATCACATTCACCACCTTCAAGGACAACCTCAAGGCAACAATGAGTATCATGCTGCTAGCCTTCTTCTCCGTCTTCCTCATCATGGGCTTCATCTCCCTCTACCTCCGCCACTGCTCCTACGCCTACGGCGGCGGCGCCCGAAGCCCAATCACCACCGCGGCTGACCTCTGCTCCCGTGGCATCAACCGCCAGCTCATCGACAAGTGCCCTGTCCTCGCCGTGAAGGACCTCAGAATCGGAGAGGGTGGCAGCTGCATCGAGTGCGCCGTGTGCCTCGCCGAGTTCCAAGACGGCGACAGCATCCGCTTGCTCCCGAAATGCCACCACGTTTTCCACCCTGATTGCATCGATTCGTGGTTGCTCTCTCACATGAGCTGTCCCGTTTGTCGCGCCACGCTCACCTCCGATGATGTTCCCGACGACATTGTCATCATCCCCATCTCCgacaccaccacaaccaccaccgccaccgccacggAACCTGAACCACCGGCTAACGGAAGTAGCAGTAGCACTATTAGTAGCAGCGTTACGGTTACAGAGATAGAGGAAGTTGTAACGGCAcctgaagaagaaggtgaaggtgaGATCAGCAATAGTATTGTTTTTCTTGCACGCGAATCGAGAATGATGGTGAGGTCACATTCAACTGGTCACTCTTTGGTGGGGCCCGAGGAGAAGGTTAAGGTGTGGGACAGGTACATGTTAAGGTTGCCAGAGCATGTGAGGAGGAAACGGATTCTTCGTGAGAATGCGGTTTTTCCGGGTGAGTGGAGTGCGAAGAGAGCATGGGAAGGAGGTGGTGGAATTGGTAATAACAATGTtgaacggtggtggtggtcttTGTCGATGACTCCACCTTTGGGATTTCGTTCGGGTGGCGGCACTAGTGGAGGCGATTGTAACGGTGGTAATTTTTTAGGGGCATGTTGGACGCCAGTTAGAGTATCTCCAattcaaggttcttagttcttatttttgagttaagaattaAGAATTAAGAGCTTTACCATTAGAGGTGCTGAGatgaagttcttagttctttaaaataagaactcagttcttatataaggaattttactttttgagttattaacttaaaatattaattatttctctctaatccaaattactttattactttatgagttttgttttttactttatgaaaataaaaaatataaataatgtggttggtgagaccaaatgaatagtggtaagaactaagaactcatagttgaagcaaaattgcttgagagttgcttaagcacatgcggcaatacgggcccacatgaatagtgctaaaaactaagaaataataactagcattggagatgctcttagaatGTCATTGTGCGATAAGAAACCGTTGTATAGCCCTCCTCCAGTTTGATTGTCCATTTTATTCTTGTGATTTTGTttcaactaattttttttatcggTAAAGGTTAATTGATAATGgatagtaaattagttcattcatTAAGATTTGAACCCTTACCCTTCACCTAGCAAATCTTCTTAGACTTTTTGATTCACATGtatttttaggttttttttttttggaataaaaaatatttaaaagatGTCACTTTTTATGCAACAAATGTGTTATATACTATATCTTTTCTATTTAACTGTCAAGAGGGAGAATAAACTCATATAATAAAGAGTGCaattatttttgttgatttttagaatattattatttattttcctattttgCGCTCTATATTATGTTTTATCTTTTCTCATTTATTTCCCCTACAATGACATTATTTTGAAAAACATCATtcaatgctctcttgaaatgctaGGTGGACAATTatgtaaaaatattttactaTTCAAAGctgacagttaataaggaacagaTGTGATAATATTATATgtgataaaaaataattgaaattaagaaaaaaataagatatGTTATTCCATCCATTGTTCATTATAAAGCAAGTAATTTTTTCTACATACTATTTTATTTAGGGACATTTATATAATTTCACAAAATatgacttttcttttcttttacttttttatcCAATCATACAACTTAAAAAATCATCTtactttcactttttttttcccattttcccttccttttctttcttttcttcatcttttcATTCCTCACACTTTATCTTCCAACCAAACATACCCTTACACTTTTAAGAGAAGATTAATATAGTTGAAttcttttttcaaataatacccTTGAGAAGATTAAATGAGAAGAGATAAACATATGTTTTAAAAGGGTAAAATGGAAAAATACGTTATACTTTGATgatagttaaaaaaattaattacaattttttattaatatgcgTAATTCATCTCTTTCTAGACAGTTAATTAGAAATAGAAGTTAGGGGTGTAAACGGGTGTGGTCCGATCCGCAAATCCGATCTAACTGATCCAAATCGATTATGGTGGGTTGGATTGGATCATCGGTTCGATTCGGATTTTTCTTACTGCACCCGATCATCATCGGTTCGGGTATCAGATTTGCATATTGAAAAACCGATCAATCCGAACCAGCCCAATAAATTGAGAATTAGTTTTTACATTCAGCCCTAACACTCCAGCCCATTTTATACCTATTTATACTTTTATTGGAGATGTCGgttttatttggattatatCACTACTAGAAAAAGTACATTTCACATAAGAGTTTTCACAACGGTGGATAAAATACCTGATGTGAAAGATAACGCGGTggaaatattgaaattatagtaaacttttatgagagttttcacatcagttgggaatatgtctgatgtgaaaagtaattagTAAACATTTGTTACAACGGTTGATACAATAAGCGATGTGAAAGCTAAATGCGAtgacatttttgaaattttaatgaagaacttttcacatcggttataatatAACCGTTGACAAAAGTCcctcttttctttagttttcacatcagttataatataaccgttgggaaaagtccctattttctttagtttttagaCAAACCGTGATAGAAAGGATTAGGAAACGTTGAAAGCTTTCTTCCTCAGTCATTCACGAAAAAACAAGAAGCCTACCGTGAGATCCAGACTGCTGTGCGTTTGGTTCTTCCAGTGGTTAATGAGTCTGGTGGCGCCGTTGGTTTTGGCCATCTTGACGGCGGAGTCGTCCACCACATCAAACAAACtcaccttcctcttcctctctgTACCCATCAAAACCCTAATCTTAAAACCTCTTCAACTCTTCCACAGACTGACTCTCTGAGAAGTAATAGACAATTTGTGTTCCTGCTTCGACACTATCAAGGTAATCAATTTGTGTTCTAGACTGCTCTTATTCAGTTTCCGTTCCTGCTTTGAATCGATTTTGGAGAGATGTGACTGAGTTTCCGTTCCTGCTCTTGTTCAGTTTCCGTTCCTGCTTTGAATCGACGCCGCTCTTGCTGTGACTCGCCGCCGCTCTTGCGACTCGCCGCCGCTCCTGCTTCGACACTATCAAGGTAATCAATGTTGTTGCCTTCATGAACATTCCATCAAAGACTGAAGGCACGTTTAGAATAATCACTGATATTGCTctaatttttaattcaattgtCCTGAGTTACTCTAATTTCGAATAATCGAGATGTTACAAAGTTTATGCTTGTTTGCTGTGTTGTTCTGTTCACCTAAGGGGAATGCAAATTGGGGATGTGGGGAATTGTTCAGGGAACGTCTGACGGAGATACTAGTTTAGATATGCCCCTGGGGATTTATTTTGGGTCGTTCCCTTTGATGTATCTATAGAGATATTTTAGGTTGGCACGACTTAGTTTCAGTTATTATACAATATGTTACACGGCTGAAAATTAATGTGAGAGCGTTGTGAATGTTACTTCTACTCTTTGAAAATGATGGTTGCTAACAGTAATGGTTATGCTTGATTTCGAAACAAATGTTACTTGTGGAAACAAATGTTAATGAGTTAATAACTTGTATACTCAAGTAGTTACATTATTAATTGTAATGGAATCTTGTCAGGATATAAACTCGTCTATTTCAATAGGAGACTGAATTGTATCAGGTTCATGCGGCTTTAAAGTTTTGAacactttttaaattttaattgtgAAGGTTGTGAGTGGTAgcagaaattaaaaaatctCTCTCACTAAATGAATGATTTGCCACAAGGCACACGATGGTGCTATCTATTAATAGGTGATTTTAGGTTACTGAAGAATCTGTGAATCTGTGATTTTAGGTTCTGGAATTATACATAGTTATTCTTCCTTTTAATCCACtccttttctttcattttgtgtATTTATCTTCAAGGTACAAGTAAAAGATTTGAGATTTCTTTCTTTACTATTGCTTTCTCCTTTTGTTAGAACCTTACCTCCTTTCCCCACGCATCTTTCTCTTATCTTTTTTCTCATGCGTGTTAGTTTTCATTTCTCGTTTTTCATTTTAGCTGAACTTTTCCCTTTGTTTTCTCTTGTTTTGatcatttattgaatatttAGCTCCATTAAGCTCTTGTGTTAGTTTTAGACTGATTCAGACACCATGTTGTACTTTCTAATGCTTTGGATAATTAGAAATATGACTTTGGAGAAATATGACTATGAGTTCCAATAATGTGATAAAAAGCtaaacttgtttttttttcgTGAGGTTACTGCTTCTATGTAGTTAACTCATAATCTAGTTCCTACAGCTCAAATGGACGCCTTGTCTCAATTGCATACAGTCCTTAGTTGAGGTGAAATCTGTCATCAAAACAGGGAAAATATAATAGCTTAATTTTTGGGAAATAGATCACTAAACTCACATATGTCATATAAGATTTGAAGTCTGAATCTACTACCCTATTTGAAGTGAACCAAAAAAGAAAGCTAGTTATTAGAAGACGCAAAAATGTATCGTTGTATGATGATTATTTATATCCTGAAAATTCTGT contains:
- the LOC130725049 gene encoding putative RING-H2 finger protein ATL50 — translated: MECWPHMVVLVISSSSMLQYSGVVDAQGAITTNPAPLGITFTTFKDNLKATMSIMLLAFFSVFLIMGFISLYLRHCSYAYGGGARSPITTAADLCSRGINRQLIDKCPVLAVKDLRIGEGGSCIECAVCLAEFQDGDSIRLLPKCHHVFHPDCIDSWLLSHMSCPVCRATLTSDDVPDDIVIIPISDTTTTTTATATEPEPPANGSSSSTISSSVTVTEIEEVVTAPEEEGEGEISNSIVFLARESRMMVRSHSTGHSLVGPEEKVKVWDRYMLRLPEHVRRKRILRENAVFPGEWSAKRAWEGGGGIGNNNVERWWWSLSMTPPLGFRSGGGTSGGDCNGGNFLGACWTPVRVSPIQGS